Proteins from one Fibrobacterota bacterium genomic window:
- the ppk1 gene encoding polyphosphate kinase 1, whose translation MDSQAPGTAAPPPNAGPVQNGTARNETAANGTRPVPASAAAPAVPDYQGKNAFIDRELSWLEFNQRVLEEAQDPANPLLERIRFLAIAANNLDEFFEVRVARLLQMVESGVPVDGIAGLDTAAKLEAILRACHKSVKSQFKCWNEELLPRLSEHNVHVKTMASLGKEEEKQVHAYFRKEIYPLLTPIKVDPAHPFPWVLNKALCLLALLKEDKRREVLGVVTIPRSLPRLINVPVKEKGWSFLFIHDVVQHYLQELFRGYVIRASTPFRCTRNSNLYAEDEEAGSLIDAVEAVVLNRRRGDVVRLEIDKNASKRMIDTLVRIFDVEAGQIFKVDGPVNLNRLASLYNMIPLAHLKYPPLHPSHATHFAEPEDIFHEMRQRDILLHHPFDSYDPVVGFIQAAAGDPRVAVIKQTLYRTNQDSPVMYALQEAAEQGKEVIAVVELKARFDEKSNIQWARQLEEKGGTVVYGLVGLKTHCKLSLAIRKEDTGFVSYAHVGTGNYNPETARSYTDLSMLTSDPEITGGVSEVFNFLTSHSRPEFQGLQVGPVNFLSETLRRIRIEADAARAGKPAAITAKMNSLLDKEVIEALYEASRAGVAIRLIVRGTCALRPGAKGFSENIQVKSVVGRFLEHSRIFHFRNEAGNAPAVFIGSGDWMERNLRERVEVAIPIKDAALVRQIEDILTLYWADTAKSRWMRADGAYTRAAPAPQAGEGLFNTQEWLVRRAESPDAPFPAVPRIFPDRVPPADRASEADSLEPSR comes from the coding sequence ATGGACTCCCAAGCGCCTGGGACAGCGGCCCCGCCGCCGAATGCGGGTCCCGTCCAGAACGGGACGGCCAGGAACGAGACCGCGGCCAATGGAACCAGACCTGTTCCCGCCTCTGCCGCCGCTCCCGCCGTTCCCGATTACCAGGGCAAAAACGCCTTCATCGATCGCGAGCTGTCCTGGCTCGAGTTCAACCAACGCGTGCTGGAAGAAGCCCAGGACCCGGCCAATCCCCTCTTGGAACGCATCCGCTTCCTGGCCATCGCCGCCAACAACCTGGACGAGTTTTTCGAGGTGCGCGTCGCCCGCCTTTTGCAAATGGTGGAATCGGGCGTACCCGTCGACGGCATCGCCGGCCTCGACACCGCGGCCAAGCTGGAGGCCATCCTCAGGGCCTGCCATAAATCGGTGAAGTCGCAATTCAAATGCTGGAACGAGGAGCTGCTGCCCCGCCTGAGCGAGCACAACGTTCACGTGAAAACCATGGCCTCGCTGGGCAAGGAAGAGGAAAAGCAGGTGCACGCGTATTTCCGCAAGGAAATCTATCCACTGCTCACCCCTATCAAGGTCGATCCCGCCCATCCTTTCCCCTGGGTGCTCAACAAGGCGCTGTGCCTGTTGGCCCTGCTCAAGGAAGATAAGCGACGCGAGGTCCTCGGCGTAGTCACCATTCCCCGCAGCCTGCCGCGGCTCATCAACGTGCCCGTCAAGGAAAAAGGCTGGAGCTTCCTTTTCATCCACGACGTGGTGCAGCATTACCTGCAGGAACTCTTCAGGGGCTACGTCATCCGCGCCAGCACGCCCTTCCGTTGCACGCGCAACAGCAACCTCTACGCCGAGGACGAGGAGGCGGGCAGCCTCATCGACGCGGTCGAGGCGGTGGTCCTGAACCGTCGCCGCGGGGACGTCGTACGCCTGGAGATCGACAAGAACGCCTCCAAGCGCATGATCGATACCCTGGTGCGCATCTTCGACGTGGAAGCGGGGCAGATCTTCAAGGTGGACGGCCCGGTGAACCTCAACCGCCTGGCCAGCCTCTACAACATGATCCCGCTCGCCCATCTCAAGTACCCTCCTTTGCATCCCAGCCACGCCACCCATTTCGCCGAACCCGAGGATATCTTCCACGAGATGCGCCAACGCGACATCCTGTTGCATCATCCATTCGACTCGTACGATCCCGTGGTCGGCTTCATCCAGGCGGCGGCCGGCGATCCCCGCGTGGCGGTGATCAAACAGACCCTGTACCGCACCAACCAGGATTCGCCCGTCATGTACGCCTTGCAGGAGGCCGCGGAGCAGGGCAAGGAAGTGATCGCGGTGGTGGAGTTGAAGGCCCGCTTCGACGAGAAGTCGAACATCCAATGGGCGCGGCAGCTGGAGGAAAAAGGCGGAACCGTCGTGTACGGGCTGGTGGGCCTGAAAACCCATTGCAAGCTCTCGCTCGCTATCCGCAAGGAGGATACCGGTTTCGTCAGCTACGCCCACGTGGGCACGGGCAATTACAATCCCGAGACCGCGCGCAGCTACACCGATCTGAGCATGCTGACCAGCGATCCCGAGATTACCGGAGGCGTATCCGAGGTCTTCAATTTCCTGACCTCGCATTCGCGGCCCGAATTCCAGGGCCTCCAGGTGGGCCCGGTCAATTTCCTCTCCGAGACCTTGCGCCGCATCCGCATCGAAGCCGATGCCGCCCGCGCCGGCAAGCCCGCCGCCATCACCGCCAAGATGAATTCCCTGTTGGACAAGGAAGTGATCGAGGCCCTATATGAAGCCTCCCGGGCCGGCGTGGCCATCCGCTTGATAGTGCGCGGGACCTGCGCCTTGCGGCCGGGGGCGAAGGGATTCTCCGAGAACATCCAGGTGAAAAGCGTGGTGGGCCGCTTCCTGGAGCATAGCCGCATCTTCCACTTCCGGAACGAAGCGGGGAACGCGCCGGCGGTCTTCATCGGCAGCGGCGATTGGATGGAACGCAACCTGCGCGAACGCGTGGAAGTGGCCATCCCCATCAAGGATGCCGCCTTGGTACGCCAGATCGAAGACATCCTCACCTTGTATTGGGCCGATACCGCCAAGTCCCGTTGGATGCGCGCCGACGGGGCCTATACGCGCGCCGCCCCGGCTCCCCAGGCGGGCGAAGGGTTGTTCAATACGCAGGAATGGCTGGTCCGCCGGGCCGAGAGCCCCGACGCCCCCTTTCCCGCCGTCCCCCGCATTTTCCCCGATCGCGTTCCCCCCGCCGATCGCGCTTCCGAGGCCGATAGCCTCGAACCCTCCCGTTGA
- a CDS encoding chitobiase/beta-hexosaminidase C-terminal domain-containing protein: MEKVPIRKITCAFVLVSCLASIARAEGIDFESAAYTTDKTLVGADGWVLTATDPLSAQDDFKIQAGLAGEGRWAHAQSAGAASIYRSLGNSSSTTTLDMRWRWRGLSDSAHFCVGISGSSGSARQSNRALACMEPFGAISAQGASALPLSSLEGWRKGAWLYMRLALDASSGIYGKFTLYVSDDSLRASERVAVTTSMGGSGSLARIVLRQEAGSGFVDLDDFSWQPVATWQPPTVADTTWSSGKNWSTGSPPDSNTRVHFPDGEAHGCLLDRNATVLSVTVASGYLGTFNLGAQTLSVLENADFTGGAVATAAGKIRFPGARSSSLISPSGSRSLPALRHDGSGLVRLDGRALSVGDLTQSGGSFDFNGFDLIVAGAWQVTSGRPGTLRNLEGRSVIVTHGAHLEGAAPDTLLGLASSPKGWTLNSSGIDSLTARYALLGNVRSTGNTGYAYRSSDAGGNTGWIFFNVPAIAVQPRDTTLRPGETASFRISLASAAGATFQWLRNDVEIAGARDSVYTLTGLRKADSGAVFTCKATNPAGYVFSRSAILKVVFPAPTSTPAPQTLLDSLSVRLASVAPGARIVYSANGGPWQAYASALVLRDSTVLRAFAVLGPDTSALATLAFPKASLPILPAPGIQPEASAFADSVSVTLAPPVAGARVYYTLDGGDPDSLSHAYLGPFTLKATTTVRAIAYLAGYRPSPVATRLFTWQGSQVLPPPTAMPPGGDFSDSVVVHLLPPAGFPDAAVYWLTEPAGTGLSPSAGPAKYSDSLVIRGTCMLKALAISGSRASDTARWQFHRRLGAPTVTPKGRIFHDTLRIASSADSGAAVRYTVDGTDPVAASPLFPAQGIRLDSTVVLKAIAVKGTETSAAIAETYTLVPDTPQVSPSGGDYSSPIRIVLSSSSSRAVLYYTLDGSTPGPERGLPPYSGPIDLDSNATLKVVAVAGSGGGGSGGPIRIENYTFIATGNRSLAPGQRLSLSGNYSLSSPYKGASTVDVEILAADSVAAQIHGFRDILFGIRVSLPAGASAFPKVSFNAPAGEPRALYRLSPPGVVRWIASADTSTLDAPGLYFLAIDTAAPVLRFAGETFASGDSTRVVVTIEDNVQNLALDMERSDDSSANFAGREVNPVLVLAVNAKNPPGAPRPLTLKLRVSDHTRTTAFPADGSAYAMAQKLSAGARSPAVFRIGDDPKFPWDLIAVPLATETPLTLAQLRKANAAPGLTGSVLNPATGKYRALADNETLASGASVWLAAPVSLPSLAFPALQTATRGGASAWKLTLHPGWNQVADPDLAPLWWPVTRTYPESYQASPLKGLHAWDAAAGSYVHAEVLEPWRGYFAYFYGSRDTVINLLERAPDPPPSPAPAGPAAKRSGSGIGLRLAWPQGPDLQLGASEGAADGFGPEDEARPPALDPAGTRLFSDRGGARLETDIARWRPGAVYTWKVVAGLSARAAAKAASRQGNPDASPQGNTDVTGSLAAGAEFLPPGYAAWAVSASRGLRFPIPSDGSAAALPWHPGYADTLEVMAGPAAELEASLADVPLKTGPFAARVLPSPGGYLLRMELPAAARVRLTLFSLDGRAVEDRFLDLPAGRYRISPAGRLAPGLYALRLLAAGTAGSSGEGGIPALTALKVAIP; the protein is encoded by the coding sequence ATGGAAAAAGTCCCAATCCGGAAAATCACTTGCGCGTTCGTCCTGGTTTCATGCCTGGCTTCCATCGCGCGCGCCGAAGGCATCGACTTCGAAAGCGCCGCCTATACGACCGATAAGACCCTCGTTGGCGCGGACGGCTGGGTCCTTACCGCCACCGATCCGCTCTCCGCCCAGGACGACTTCAAGATCCAGGCCGGCCTCGCGGGCGAAGGCCGCTGGGCGCACGCCCAAAGCGCCGGCGCCGCCAGCATCTACCGGTCCCTCGGGAATTCGTCCAGTACAACCACCCTCGACATGCGCTGGCGTTGGCGCGGCCTTAGCGACAGCGCCCATTTCTGCGTGGGCATCTCCGGCAGCTCCGGATCCGCCCGCCAATCCAACCGCGCCCTGGCCTGCATGGAACCCTTCGGCGCCATTTCCGCGCAAGGCGCTTCGGCGCTGCCCCTTTCCAGCCTGGAAGGCTGGCGCAAAGGCGCCTGGCTCTATATGCGGCTGGCGCTGGATGCGTCTTCGGGTATCTATGGCAAATTCACCCTTTACGTTTCCGACGATTCCCTGCGAGCCTCCGAACGGGTCGCCGTCACCACGTCCATGGGCGGTAGCGGATCCCTGGCGCGCATCGTCCTACGGCAGGAGGCCGGAAGCGGGTTCGTCGATCTGGACGATTTCTCCTGGCAGCCGGTCGCCACCTGGCAGCCTCCCACGGTCGCCGACACGACGTGGAGCAGCGGCAAGAATTGGAGCACCGGTTCCCCGCCGGACAGCAATACCCGCGTCCACTTCCCCGATGGCGAAGCGCACGGCTGCCTCCTGGATCGAAACGCAACCGTGCTTTCCGTCACGGTCGCTTCCGGATATCTCGGGACGTTCAACCTGGGCGCGCAAACCTTGTCCGTCCTGGAAAACGCCGATTTCACCGGCGGCGCGGTAGCGACCGCCGCGGGGAAAATCCGGTTTCCCGGAGCGCGGTCCTCATCTTTGATCAGCCCCTCGGGCAGCCGCTCATTGCCCGCCTTGCGGCATGACGGTTCCGGGCTGGTACGCTTAGACGGCCGGGCTCTTTCGGTGGGGGACCTGACGCAATCGGGGGGGAGCTTCGACTTCAATGGCTTCGATCTCATCGTGGCCGGTGCCTGGCAGGTGACCTCGGGGCGGCCCGGAACCTTGCGCAACTTGGAAGGGCGTTCCGTCATCGTCACCCATGGGGCCCATCTGGAAGGCGCCGCGCCGGATACCTTGCTCGGCCTGGCGTCCTCGCCCAAAGGCTGGACCTTGAACTCGTCCGGGATCGATTCCTTGACGGCCCGTTATGCCCTGCTGGGCAACGTGCGCTCCACCGGCAATACCGGTTATGCATACCGGAGCAGCGATGCGGGCGGGAATACGGGCTGGATCTTCTTCAACGTTCCCGCCATCGCCGTCCAGCCGCGGGACACCACCTTGCGCCCCGGGGAAACGGCTTCCTTCCGGATCTCGCTGGCTTCCGCGGCGGGCGCTACCTTCCAATGGCTGCGCAACGACGTGGAGATAGCCGGCGCGCGTGATTCCGTATACACGCTGACGGGCCTGCGCAAAGCCGATAGCGGCGCGGTGTTCACCTGCAAGGCCACGAACCCGGCGGGTTACGTCTTCTCACGTTCCGCCATCTTGAAAGTGGTCTTCCCCGCCCCCACCTCGACCCCGGCGCCGCAAACCCTTTTGGATTCGCTATCCGTTCGCTTAGCCTCCGTCGCGCCGGGAGCCCGCATCGTCTATTCCGCGAACGGCGGGCCCTGGCAAGCTTATGCATCCGCCTTGGTCTTGCGCGATTCCACCGTGCTCAGGGCCTTCGCGGTGCTCGGGCCGGACACCTCCGCCTTGGCGACCTTGGCCTTCCCCAAGGCTTCCTTGCCGATCTTGCCCGCCCCCGGCATCCAACCCGAGGCCTCCGCCTTCGCCGACAGCGTAAGCGTGACCCTGGCGCCCCCGGTGGCCGGAGCCCGCGTCTATTACACCCTGGACGGCGGCGATCCCGATAGCCTATCGCATGCCTATCTCGGCCCCTTCACCTTGAAGGCCACGACTACGGTGCGCGCCATCGCCTACCTGGCGGGATATCGTCCCAGCCCCGTGGCCACCCGCCTGTTCACCTGGCAAGGCTCGCAAGTCTTGCCGCCGCCAACGGCGATGCCCCCTGGCGGGGATTTCTCCGATTCCGTCGTGGTCCATTTGCTGCCGCCGGCCGGATTCCCGGATGCGGCCGTATACTGGCTGACCGAGCCCGCGGGGACCGGGCTTTCCCCGTCCGCCGGCCCGGCCAAATACTCCGACTCCCTGGTGATCCGGGGGACGTGCATGCTTAAGGCCCTGGCGATTTCCGGCTCCCGCGCGAGCGATACCGCCCGGTGGCAATTCCACCGGCGCCTGGGCGCGCCGACCGTAACTCCCAAGGGACGTATCTTCCATGATACCCTCCGCATCGCGTCCTCGGCCGATTCCGGCGCCGCGGTGCGCTATACCGTGGACGGAACCGATCCCGTCGCCGCCTCCCCGCTCTTCCCCGCCCAGGGCATCCGGCTGGATTCCACCGTAGTCTTGAAGGCGATCGCGGTGAAAGGAACCGAAACGAGCGCCGCCATCGCGGAAACCTATACCCTGGTGCCGGACACACCGCAGGTTTCGCCCAGCGGGGGCGACTACAGTTCCCCCATCCGAATCGTCCTCTCTTCCTCGTCCTCGCGCGCCGTCCTCTATTACACCCTGGACGGCAGCACGCCCGGGCCGGAGCGGGGATTACCGCCTTATTCCGGCCCCATCGACCTGGACAGCAATGCCACCTTGAAGGTCGTGGCCGTGGCCGGATCGGGAGGCGGCGGCAGCGGCGGGCCGATCCGCATCGAGAACTACACCTTTATCGCGACGGGCAATCGCAGCTTGGCCCCGGGCCAACGCCTTTCCTTGTCCGGCAATTACTCCCTGTCCAGCCCGTATAAGGGAGCCTCGACGGTGGACGTGGAAATCCTCGCCGCCGATTCGGTGGCCGCGCAAATCCACGGCTTCCGCGACATCCTCTTCGGCATCCGCGTGTCCCTGCCCGCCGGCGCCTCCGCCTTCCCCAAGGTTTCCTTCAATGCCCCCGCCGGCGAGCCGCGCGCCCTGTACCGCTTGTCCCCTCCGGGGGTGGTGCGATGGATCGCTTCCGCCGACACCTCGACCCTGGACGCGCCGGGACTCTATTTCCTGGCCATCGACACCGCGGCCCCGGTGCTCCGTTTCGCGGGCGAAACCTTCGCGAGCGGGGATTCCACCCGCGTGGTGGTGACCATCGAGGACAACGTCCAGAACCTGGCCCTCGATATGGAACGCTCCGACGATAGCAGCGCCAATTTCGCGGGGCGCGAGGTGAATCCCGTCCTGGTGCTGGCGGTGAACGCCAAGAATCCGCCGGGCGCGCCCCGGCCCCTCACCCTTAAGCTGCGCGTGAGCGATCATACCCGAACCACCGCCTTCCCTGCCGACGGATCGGCGTATGCGATGGCGCAGAAGCTTTCCGCGGGAGCGCGTTCCCCCGCCGTCTTCCGCATCGGAGACGATCCCAAGTTCCCCTGGGATCTGATCGCAGTGCCCTTGGCAACGGAAACGCCGCTGACCCTAGCCCAACTCCGCAAGGCAAATGCGGCGCCCGGCCTGACCGGCTCGGTGCTCAATCCCGCCACCGGGAAATACCGCGCCTTGGCCGACAACGAAACCCTGGCCTCCGGCGCGAGCGTTTGGCTTGCCGCGCCGGTAAGCCTGCCTTCCTTGGCCTTTCCCGCCTTGCAAACGGCTACGCGCGGCGGAGCCTCGGCATGGAAACTCACCCTCCATCCCGGCTGGAACCAGGTGGCCGATCCCGATTTGGCGCCTTTGTGGTGGCCGGTGACGCGCACGTATCCGGAAAGCTATCAAGCCTCGCCGCTGAAGGGCCTGCATGCCTGGGACGCCGCGGCCGGAAGCTACGTGCATGCCGAAGTCCTGGAGCCATGGCGCGGCTACTTCGCCTACTTTTACGGAAGCCGCGATACCGTGATCAATCTGCTCGAGCGGGCGCCGGACCCGCCTCCGTCCCCCGCCCCGGCGGGCCCGGCCGCCAAGCGATCCGGATCGGGCATCGGTCTGCGACTGGCTTGGCCCCAAGGCCCCGATCTGCAGCTGGGCGCTTCCGAGGGAGCCGCCGATGGCTTCGGCCCTGAGGACGAAGCGCGACCGCCCGCCCTCGATCCCGCGGGCACGCGCTTATTCTCGGATCGCGGAGGCGCGCGCCTGGAAACCGACATCGCCCGTTGGCGGCCGGGAGCCGTCTATACCTGGAAGGTAGTGGCGGGGCTTTCCGCCCGCGCAGCCGCCAAGGCCGCTTCCCGCCAGGGTAACCCGGATGCCTCCCCCCAGGGTAACACAGATGTTACTGGGTCCCTGGCCGCCGGGGCCGAGTTCCTCCCCCCCGGTTACGCGGCCTGGGCGGTCTCCGCGTCGCGCGGGCTGCGATTCCCCATCCCGTCGGACGGCTCGGCCGCCGCCCTCCCCTGGCATCCCGGCTATGCCGATACCCTGGAAGTAATGGCCGGGCCCGCCGCGGAACTGGAGGCCAGCCTCGCCGACGTGCCCCTGAAGACCGGCCCCTTCGCGGCCCGCGTGCTCCCGTCACCGGGCGGTTACCTGCTGCGGATGGAATTGCCGGCCGCCGCGCGGGTACGCCTTACCCTCTTCAGCCTGGATGGCCGCGCCGTCGAGGATAGGTTCCTCGATTTGCCCGCCGGGCGCTATCGCATATCCCCCGCCGGCCGCTTGGCGCCGGGGCTCTACGCCTTGCGGCTCCTGGCGGCGGGAACGGCAGGGTCCTCGGGCGAAGGCGGGATACCCGCCCTGACCGCCCTGAAAGTGGCGATTCCCTGA
- a CDS encoding response regulator transcription factor: MNSTSVLVTEDDADILELITYSLESEGFRVHSAKNGQDALSILSDESVDLAILDVMLPDMSGIELCRKIKREERLENIPVLFVTAKDAETDKLIGFKVGADDYLTKPFSPKELVARAKALVRRSKGGKDRFLYRGIEIHFDRHMVEVEGNRVNLTPREFMVLKVLIEGQKKTIARATLLERAWGMESKAGLRSVDVTVTRLREKIKPYGKCIRTVTGFGYQWDPDGFVPVEQSESRATAG, translated from the coding sequence ATGAACTCAACAAGCGTCTTGGTCACCGAGGACGATGCCGACATCCTGGAACTCATCACCTATAGCCTGGAGTCCGAAGGCTTCCGCGTGCATTCCGCCAAGAACGGGCAGGACGCCCTGTCCATCCTGAGCGATGAATCCGTGGACCTCGCCATCCTGGACGTCATGCTTCCGGACATGTCCGGCATCGAATTGTGCCGCAAGATCAAGCGGGAGGAGCGCCTGGAGAACATCCCGGTCCTCTTCGTGACCGCCAAGGACGCGGAAACCGACAAGCTGATCGGTTTCAAGGTCGGCGCCGACGATTACCTGACCAAGCCCTTTTCCCCGAAGGAACTGGTGGCCCGCGCCAAGGCCCTGGTCCGCCGCTCCAAGGGCGGCAAGGATCGCTTCCTCTACCGCGGAATCGAGATCCACTTCGATCGCCACATGGTGGAAGTGGAAGGCAACCGGGTCAATCTCACCCCGCGCGAGTTCATGGTCCTGAAGGTGCTGATCGAAGGCCAGAAGAAGACCATCGCGCGCGCGACCCTATTGGAGCGCGCCTGGGGCATGGAGTCCAAGGCGGGTCTGCGTAGCGTGGACGTAACGGTGACCCGGCTGCGCGAAAAAATCAAGCCCTACGGCAAGTGCATCCGCACCGTGACCGGTTTCGGGTACCAATGGGATCCGGACGGATTCGTCCCCGTCGAGCAGTCCGAGAGCCGCGCCACGGCGGGCTGA
- a CDS encoding PAS domain-containing protein, whose product MADLERGYPSLRANLIGMLGVFAALFLALTVYLYLASRTLFAEGLQRELAGDLEWLAGSLSERPEILTDPIRADSLCRAIAGYKGFRVTLIAPDGHVLADSHVPRAELASLENHGSRPEVLMAREQGTGHAWRYSSTLGRGMLYVAYKLPRPGGYLRMAAGPVTLNAFQVAAMRVFLLFLGLFLAGSLAVTWWISRKISVPLLHLTEAGASPGGDPLRPESPTPRWEAHFREAEVLNAAFRGYVDRIRALGREVERERDKLVAVLNQLDEGILILSREGTVAAANPSSLRLLGVPDAAPSWIGRPLRQALPPGPLSRWVAEAASPDRPPVIHIDKGPEAPYDLVCHLAPLDPEGGGGEYLLTLLNVTEFRHLDRVKSEFVANASHELKTPLSSLKGYAEALVEGAIENPKVRANFVKKIHDNALRLERLVQDLLSLSRLESGEPPRENDPLPLRGYVNAAANHHRDALDAAGIRLENHVAEDARVAMEARDLELILDNLVGNAVRYNKPGGKIKIWTEIEADGLRLSVKDTGIGIAPEMLPRIFERFYRADASRARKDGTGLGLAIVKHAAARYGMTVSAESILGEGSRFMVKIPPKRAHLA is encoded by the coding sequence ATGGCCGACCTGGAACGCGGATATCCTTCGCTACGTGCGAACCTGATCGGGATGTTGGGCGTTTTCGCCGCCCTTTTCCTGGCCCTCACCGTCTACCTCTACCTGGCCTCCCGTACCCTCTTCGCCGAAGGATTGCAGCGCGAGCTGGCCGGGGATCTGGAATGGCTGGCGGGCTCCTTAAGCGAACGCCCGGAAATCCTGACCGACCCGATCCGCGCCGACTCCCTTTGCCGGGCCATCGCGGGCTATAAGGGTTTCCGCGTCACCCTCATCGCCCCGGACGGCCACGTGTTGGCCGATTCCCACGTGCCCCGCGCCGAGCTCGCTTCCCTCGAGAACCACGGATCCCGCCCCGAGGTCCTGATGGCGCGGGAGCAGGGAACCGGCCACGCCTGGCGCTATTCCTCGACGCTGGGGCGCGGGATGCTCTACGTCGCGTACAAGCTACCGAGACCGGGAGGTTACCTTCGGATGGCCGCCGGCCCCGTCACCCTGAACGCCTTCCAGGTGGCCGCCATGCGGGTGTTCCTGCTTTTCCTGGGGCTGTTCCTGGCGGGTTCGTTGGCCGTAACCTGGTGGATCAGCCGCAAGATCAGCGTCCCGTTGCTGCATCTGACCGAGGCGGGGGCCTCGCCCGGGGGGGATCCCTTGCGTCCCGAGTCCCCCACCCCGCGCTGGGAGGCCCATTTCCGCGAGGCCGAAGTCCTCAACGCCGCTTTCCGCGGCTACGTCGATCGCATCCGCGCGTTGGGCCGGGAGGTGGAGCGGGAGCGCGATAAATTGGTCGCCGTACTGAACCAGTTGGACGAAGGCATCCTCATCCTTTCCCGCGAGGGCACGGTGGCGGCCGCCAATCCCTCCTCCCTGCGCCTCCTGGGCGTGCCGGATGCCGCCCCTTCCTGGATCGGCCGACCCTTGCGCCAGGCCCTCCCTCCTGGCCCCCTGTCCCGCTGGGTCGCCGAGGCCGCCTCCCCCGACCGTCCCCCCGTGATCCATATCGACAAAGGTCCCGAGGCGCCTTACGATCTGGTCTGCCACCTCGCCCCCCTTGATCCGGAAGGCGGAGGCGGCGAATATCTGCTTACCTTGCTCAACGTCACCGAGTTCCGCCATCTGGACCGGGTGAAATCCGAATTCGTTGCCAACGCCTCGCATGAGCTGAAGACTCCGCTTTCCTCCCTAAAGGGTTATGCCGAGGCGCTGGTGGAAGGCGCCATCGAGAATCCCAAGGTGCGGGCCAACTTCGTCAAGAAGATCCATGACAACGCTCTGCGCCTGGAACGGTTGGTGCAGGACCTGCTCAGCCTTTCGCGCCTGGAGTCCGGCGAGCCGCCGCGCGAGAACGATCCCCTCCCCTTGCGCGGCTACGTGAACGCGGCGGCCAACCACCACCGCGACGCCCTCGACGCCGCCGGCATACGCCTGGAAAACCATGTCGCCGAGGACGCGCGCGTGGCCATGGAGGCGCGCGACCTGGAACTCATCCTCGACAACCTGGTGGGCAATGCCGTGCGGTACAACAAGCCCGGCGGGAAGATCAAGATCTGGACCGAGATCGAAGCGGACGGCCTGAGGCTATCGGTGAAGGACACGGGGATCGGGATCGCGCCCGAAATGCTGCCGCGCATCTTCGAACGCTTCTACCGCGCCGACGCCTCGCGGGCCCGCAAGGACGGGACCGGCCTGGGCCTGGCCATCGTGAAGCACGCGGCGGCCCGCTACGGCATGACGGTCTCGGCGGAAAGCATCCTGGGCGAGGGCAGCCGCTTCATGGTGAAGATCCCGCCCAAGCGGGCACACCTCGCATGA